TAATTCTTGACGAAGTGCAACATTAAGAGAACGATGACCTTTCCCAATCGGCGTCCCCAAAGGACCTTTGATTGCAACTAAATACTCACGGATTATTGACAATGTCTCATTCGGCAAAGAAGTTCCCGTTAATTCATAAGCCTTTTCTCCTGCAAAAACCTCCCTCCACTGAATAGAACGTTGACCTGCATAGGCTTTTTTCACTGCAGCATCAATAACTTTTTGACTGACTGACCAAATATCCCTGCCAATACCATCTCCTTCAATATAAGGAATAACGGGACAATCTGGGACGATTAACCGTCCCTCTCTCATCAGGATTTTTTCTGCCATATTTACCTCTTTCCAATCGGGATGTAAACCAAATTCCTACCACCTAAGTAGGAAGAGCGCGGACGAATCAATTTATTATTTTTCCGTTGTTCCTGGACATGTGCAATCCACCCCGCCATACGGCTCATTGCAAAAATCAATGTAAAAATATCACTATCAATACCTAGCACATGGTAAACTGTCGCCGAATAAAAATCTACGTTTGGAATTAAACCTTTTTTGTTTTTAATAAAACTCTCTACTTCCTCTGACAATCTATAAAACGCTTCATCGTCTGTTCCGAATGTCAAATCACGCGCCATCTCCTTCAAGTACTCTTGACGAGGATCAACCGTTTTATAGACTCGATGGCCGAATCCCATAATTTTTTCCTTCGAATCCAGCTTCTTCTGCAAATATCTCTCGGCATCACCACCCTCACGAATAGCCAGCAACATGTCAAACACTCGTTCATTTGCACCACCATGCAATGAGCCTTTCAGAGTCCCAATTGCCGTGGTGACACAAGAATATAAATCCGTTAACGTTGATGCCGTGACACGCGCAGCAAAAGTAGACGCATTCAATTCATGATCAGCATGAAGCACCAAAGCTTTGTTAAACGCTTTGATTTGCAAATCACTCGGCTCCTCACCGTTCAGCATATAAAGAAAATTCGCCGCAAAACCAAGATCAGCCCGCGGTTCGATTGGAACCAATCCGCGTCTCAAACGAGCAAATGTTGCAATAATTGTCGGAACCTTGGCCATAATCTGAATAGATTGTTCATACAAAGCTTCTAACGAATTCTCCTCAGCGTGTACATTATATACTCCAAGGAGAGATACTGTCGAACGCAATACGCTCATAGGATGCAAATGTCGCCGCGATTGAATCAGAATACATTGCTCTACCGCATCTGAAATCGCATATTCTTTTCGCAGGCTTTTCTCAAAATAATTTAATTCAATCTGAGTTGGCAAATGCAGGTTCCACAGAAGATAGATGACTTCCTCAAAAGAAGCGTTATTCTCCATCAATTCAGCAATGTCATATCCTGCATAGGACAAGCGGTCATTTTCAATTGCACTGATTCGCGTATCACAGGCAATCGCATCTTTTAACCCATTCGTTTCTGTCATACCTTTCCTCCTAGTTTCTTTCTTACTACCATAGGTAAAATACCTCCGTGACGATAATAACGAATATCCGCCTCTGCATCAAACCGCACCAGAGCTTGAAACTCCTTTGTAACATCGTCTGTTTGCACATGGACTGTTACAATTTGACCAACACTGACATCTTCTGGCAAGTCGATTGTATAGCTTTCGTGTCCAGTCAAGCCAAGACTTTCTGCCGACTGACCTTCTAAAAATTGTAAAGGAAGAACACCCATCATCACTAAGTTTGAACGGTGAATCCGCTCAAATGACTCAGCAAGAACAGCCTTCACACCAAGTAAACTTGAACCTTTGGCTGCCCAATCACGGCTTGACCCCATCCCATAGTCTTTACCAGCAATAACAATACTACCGATACCAGCTTCCTTATATCTCATAGCCGCATCATAGATTGAAAGAATCTCATCACCAACTCTTGTCCAACCACCAATTTTTCCATCTGCCAGCTCATTCTTTATACGAATATTTGCAAAAGTCCCACGCATCATGACTTCGTGATTTCCACGACGACTTCCATAAGAATTAAAATCCTTATAAACAATGCCATTTTCTTCGAGATAACGAGCGGCTGGACTCAATCGTGCAATATTCCCTGCCGGGGAAATATGATCTGTCGTTACAGAATCGCCAAATTTAGCCAAAACAGATAAATTTTCCAGTGGTTTTATGGATAAATCTGCCTGCATATTGTCAAAATAGGGCGGATTTTGAATATAGGTAGAAGAGGAATTCCAATTGTAATTCTTATCTGTCTTTGTTTCAATCGCATTCCAAGCCTGACTATCTGTAAATACCTGTTGGTATTCTTCCTTATAAAGGTCACGAGTCACATAACGCTCAATGTAGTCATCTACTTCCTCACGACTTGGCATAATGTCCGCAAGGTAGACAGCTTGTTGCTTCTCGTCATACCCCAGCGGATCCCTTGTTAAATCTACATTCATATTTCCCGCAATAGCATAGGCAACTACTAGCGGAGGGCTCGCTAAGAAATTAGCTTTTACCAATGGATTAATCCGTCCTTCAAAGTTACGATTTCCAGATAATACCGCAGAAACCAATAAATCTTCTTCCTTAATCGCCTCCGCTACTTCGGGACGCAGATCACCTGAGTTACCGATACAAGTTGTACAACCATAACCAACCAAATTGAACCCTAAGGCATCTAGATAGGTCTGTAAACCTGATTTTTTCAAATAGCCAGTCACTACTTTTGAGCCTGGTGCCAATGACGTCTTGACTGTCTTAGAAACTGCCAGACCTTTTTCTACCGCATTTTTTGCCAGTAATCCTGCCGCCAAAAGGACATACGGATTGGATGTATTTGTACATGAGGTAATCGCCGCAATAGCAACATGACCTGTTTGAATTTGCTCCTCTCCTTCAACATACTTAACCGTGGCTGTTTTATCTAACTCTGCTTCCTCCAAACCAAATCCACGCACACCTACTTCACGTATTAAACTAGCCTGAAACTCTGCTTTTGCATCTGTTAATTCGATCAAATCTTGTGGTCTTTTAGGACCAGAAATAGATGGAACTACTGTCGATAAATCCAATTCTAAAACCTTGCTATAAGACGGAAAATGTTCAGCATCATAGAATAAATAATTAGCCTTAGCATAGGCTTCTGTCAACTCCACGTGCTCCTCCGAACGGTTGGTCAATCTCATATAATGTAAAGTTTCTCCATCAATCGGGAAATAGCCACAAGTCGCACCGTATTCTGGAGCCATATTAGAAACAGTTGCTCGATCCGCTAATGTAAGAGAAGATAAACCTGGTCCAAAGAATTCGACAAACTTCCCAACTACATTTTCCTGACGTAGAAGTTGAGTGACTTTAAGCGCCAAATCCGTTGCAGTGGCAACCTTAGGCAATTGCCCAGCTAGGCGAACACCAATCACCTCAGGGATAGGAAAATAAGATGCTTCACCCAACATTGCAGCTTCCGCCTCAATACCACCCACACCCCAACCAAGTACACCAATACCATTAATCATGGTCGTATGACTGTCTGTACCAAACATAGAATCTGGATAAAGCAAGCCATCCTTGTTGATAATAACATCGCTTAGAAATTCAATGTTTACCTGATGGATAATTCCTGTCGCTGGAGGCACTGCACGATAATTTTCAAAGGAATTCTCTGCCCATTTCAGAAATTCATAGCGTTCATTATTTCTTTCGAACTCTAAGTCAATATTTTTCTCCAGAGCATCTTCAGTCCCAAAAAAATCAACTTGAACAGAGTGGTCGATGACTAAATCCACTGGAATTTCTGGGTTAATCAATTCAGGGTTTCCACCTGCTTTCACCACCGCATCACGCATGGAGGCTAAATCTACCACAACAGGAACACCTGTAAAATCTTGCAAAATAACACGACTAGGTTTAAAGGGGATTTCTCCTTTAGGAGATGCCGCCTGATAATGAAGCAACTCCATTATGTGATTTTTTGTAACGTCTACGCCATCTTCTTTTCTTAAAAGACTTTCTAATAAAATACGAATAGTATAGGGAAGTGAATGAATATCCACTTTTTCTTCCGTTGAAATCGAATCCAATGCATAATATGAATATTCTCTCCCTTTATGAAACAAGCTTTTTCTATGTAATTTTTCCATATTTTATAACCTCTTTCAGCATTATTGAATAGTATAGTACAAAATGTAATATATATTCAATACATGTATAACTATAAATGTTATATTTTGTGACAACGTATGTTTCCTTCAAAATATTATGACATTTGCAGAAAAGCTAATCTATATTTTACCGAGAGATTGTTAGGGTTATCAAACTAAATAGAAACAGCTATGTAAACGCTATTTTTCGACTTAGCGGCAATGAGCGGAGGTACAATATATGGTGTTTTATAAAAATATTATGCACTATATTTTGTGATTTTAAATAAACTTCCTTCTTGACTTTAACCTTAAAATCTTGTATCCTAGATTGGTAACAAAATTGGGATTTTTTATTAATCCCTCATGGACAAAGGAGAAATTGAATGGTAACGATCTATTCAAAAAATGATTGTGTACAGTGTAAAATGACCAAGAAATTCTTGGACCAACATAGTGTAGATTATAAAGAAATCAATCTAGATGAACAGCCTGAATTTATCGATCACGTAAAAGGTCTCGGTTTCTCAGCTGCACCTGTTATCGAAACTGAAAATGATGTTTTCTCAGGTTTTCAACCAGGAAAACTAAAAGCCTTGGTTTAACTCCCTACTGTTTATAGAAAGAGATTGCGACTATGAGTTTAAAAGAGCTAGGCGATGTGTCCTACTTCCGTTTAAATAACGAAATCAACCGTCCTGTTAATGGGCAAATCCCACTCCACAAGGACCAAGAAGCGGTTAAGGCCTTCTTTAAAGAAAACGTCCTCCCAAATACCAAGCAATTTGATTCCATTTTGGACAAGATTGCCTTCTTATTAGAAGAAAATTATCTTGAGAAAGAATTTTTGGACCAATACAGTTCAGAATTTATCATTAAAATTGATCAATTCTTGAAAGACCAAAATTTCCGCTTCAAGTCTTTCATGGCTGCCTACAAGTTCTACAATCAGTATGCCCTCAAAACAAATGATGGCGCCTATTACTTGGAAAGTATGGAAGATCGTGTTCTCTTCAACGCCTTGTATTTTGCAGAAGGAAATGAAGAGTTGGCACTCAACTTGGCTAACGAAATGATTCACCTTCGTTACCAGCCAGCAACACCTTCTTTCCTCAACGCAGGTCGTGCCCGCCGTGGTGAGTTGGTATCGTGTTTCCTCATTCAAGTCACTGACGATATGAACTCGATCGGGCGTTCTATCAACTCTGCTCTGCAATTGTCCCGTATCGGTGGTGGTGTCGGTATTTCCCTTAGCAACTTGCGTGAGGCAGGTGCTCCAATCAAGGGCTATGAAGGGGCGGCTTCTGGGGTTGTTCCTGTTATGAAACTCTTCGAAGACAGCTTCTCCTATTCTAACCAGCTTGGGCAACGCCAAGGGGCTGGGGTAGTGTATCTGGATGTTTTCCACCCAGATATTATTTCCTTCCTTTCGACTAAGAAAGAAAATGCCGACGAGAAAGTTCGTGTGAAGACCTTATCACTCGGTATCACCGTTCCTGATAAATTCTACGAATTGGCACGTAAAAATGAAGACATGTACCTCTTCAGCCCATACTCAGTTGAGTTGGAATACGGTGTCCCTTATAGCTACCTTGACATCACAGAAAAATACGATGAATTGGTGGCAAACCCTCGCATTCGTAAGACAAAAATCAAGGCACGCGACTTGGAAACAGAAATTTCTAAACTGCAACAAGAGTCTGGCTATCCTTACGTCATCAACATCGATACAGCTAACCGTAGCAACCCTGTTGACGGCAAGATTATCATGTCAAACCTCTGTTCGGAAATCCTTCAAGTTCAAACACCAAGCATTCTTAATGATTCGCAAGAATACTTGACCATGGGTACTGACGTTTCATGTAACCTCGGTTCAACTAATATCGTTAACCTGATGAAGTCACCTGATTTTGGACGTTCTGTTCGTACAATGACACGCGCTTTGACTTATGTCACAGATCATTCACACATTTCTGCTGTACCATCTATTGAAGCAGGAAACAGTCAGGCGCATTCAATCGGTCTTGGTGCCATGGGACTTCATTCTTACTTGGCTCAGAACTTGATTGATTACGGATCAAAAACAGCCGTAGAATTTACCAACATCTACTTCATGCTCCTCAACTACTGGACCTTGGTAGAATCAAATAACATTGCCCGCGAACGCAAGGCAACTTTCCATAATTTTGACAAATCAAAATACGCAGACGGCACTTATTTCGATAAATACGTGACTGGTGACTACCAACCACAATCTGACCGTGTCAAAGAACTCTTTGAAGGGATTTTCATTCCAAGCGGACAAGATTGGGCTGACCTCCGTGAGAAAGTCATGGCAGATGGTCTTTACCACCAAAACCGACTAGCTGTTGCTCCAAACGGTTCTATCAGCTACATCAACGATGTCTCTGCTTCTATTCATCCAATCACACAACGGATTGAGGAACGCCAAGAGAAGAAAATCGGTAAAATCTACTATCCAGCAGCTGGCTTGGCAACAGAAACTATTCCATTCTACAAGTCTGCCTACGATATGGATATGCGTAAGGTCATTGATGTCTACGCTGCTGCAACAGAACACGTCGACCAAGGTTTGTCACTCACTCTTTTCCTTCGCAGCGAGCTTCCAAAAGAACTCTATGAATGGAAAAAAGAGAACAAACAAACCACACGTGACCTCTCTATCCTTCGTAACTACGCCTTCAACAAAGGTATCAAGTCTATCTACTACATCCGTACCTTTACCGATGACGGCGAAGAAGTCGGCGCAAACCAATGTGAAAGTTGTGTGATTTAAGACACTAACATTCATTGATGCTAAAGCATCTAATGAATGCACGGTACTGACTATTTGGTCAGTACCTAAGTGGCTTACTACCTCGAAAAGTCGTTAAGTTCGAACGACTTTTCTCAGGTCGTAACTTGCAAGGGTTTAGCTGTTGGTAAACCAACTAGCTAATCTACGCTAACCGCTATCGGCGGATTAGCTAGCTACCTCACTAACTCCGAAACTGAAGAAATATCGTCTTCAGTTTCGGAGTGTCGTAAGACACTAATGCTAAAGCATCTAATGAATGCACGGTACTGACTATTTGGTCAATACCTAAGTGGCTTACTACCTCGAAAAGTCGTTAAGTTCGAACGACTTTTCTCAGGTCGTAACTTGCAAGGGATTAGCTGTTGGCAAGCCAACTACCGTATCTACGCTAACTGCTATTGGTGGCTTAGCTTACTACCTTACGACACTGTCGTTCATGATGTAAAGCAACTAATGAGCGCTCGATTAAAAATCCCTTTTAGGGGATTTTTTTACAGGCTACTATCTATTTGTGATATAATATTTGAAGTATAAGAAAAAGAAAGAGAATATGATGGAAACCTACTACAAAGCCATAAACTGGAACGCCATTGAGGATGTTATTGACAAGTCAACTTGGGAAAAGTTGACCGAGCAATTCTGGCTCGATACACGTATCCCATTATCAAACGACTTGGATGACTGGCGTAAACTTACTGCTGAAGAAAAAGACCTGGTTGGCAAGGTCTTTGGTGGATTAACCCTCTTGGATACCCTTCAATCTGAAACAGGTGTCCAAGCTCTTCGCAACGATATTCGTACACCGCACGAAGAAGCTGTTTACAACAATATCCAATTCATGGAATCTGTTCACGCCAAGTCTTACTCTTCTATCTTCTCAACCTTGAACACCAAGTCTGAGATTGAAGACATCTTTGAATGGACCAACAGCAACGAATACTTGCAACGCAAGGCAAAGATTATCAACGAAATCTACGAAACAGGTACACCACTTGAAAAGAAAGTAGCCAGCGTTTTCCTAGAAACCTTCCTCTTCTACTCTGGTTTCTTCACGCCACTCTACTACCTTGGTAACAACAAATTGGCCAACGTTGCGGAAATCATCAAGCTGATCATCCGTGACGAGTCAGTTCACGGTACCTACATCGGTTACAAGTTCCAACTTGGTTTCAATGAATTGCCAGAAGAGGAGCAAGATAAACTCCGCGATTGGATGTACGACCTGCTCTACCAACTTTATGAAAACGAAGAAGGCTACACACGCTCCCTCTATGATGCAGTTGGCTGGACTGAGGAAGTCTTGACTTTCCTTCGTTACAATGCCAACAAAGCCCTCATGAACTTGGGACAGGATCCACTCTTCCCAGATTCAGCAGATGATGTCAACCCAATCATTATGAACGGTATCTCAACCGGTACATCTAACCACGACTTCTTCTCCCAAGTTGGTAACGGCTATCTGCTCGGTGAAGTAGAAGCCATGCAGGATGATGATTATCTTTACGGTTTATAATCAAAAAAGCAGTTCAATCCGAGCTGCTTATTTTTTATACTAAAAATACAATCATCAAATAAGAAATACCGTTGTTGAGCATATGTAGCGCAATCGGATAACGAATATCACGTTTGATCAGATAGAGCCATCCTAGATTGAGTCCCATCGTGAAATAAATCAAAAATTGAGGAAGGGTTGCCGGCATATGGACTAGACTAAATAAAGACCCCGTTACAACAAGATAGATTCCAACAGCCTTCATATCTGCCATTTTAGGGAAGAAATAGGTCGCTAAAAATCCACGGAAGATCAATTCTTCTAAAATGGGAGCAAAAACCACTACTGAGCTAAATGCAATCAAGGGATAAGCTGATACGAATTCGATTACAAGCTTTTGGTTTTCACTTTCTGGGACTGGTACAATAAATTGGAAGATAAAAAATGCAATATAGAGTAATATCGGCCATTGAATCTTTTGGAACCATGAAGCTGTCACACGATAGTCAACAGAATGACGTGGATAGATATACTTCCATAACAGAATAATGAGCGCAATAGAGAGAACAAGACCAATTATCGCACAAATCCAAATTGTACTATCAATCAACTGGGCAGGAATATCAGGAATCGTTTGTAAGGTTGGTCCTACCATTAGAAAACCTGAAGCAATTTGATAGGCAACAAAGTATAGAAATAGTAATGCAGCGTGTTTGATAAATTTCAACATATTCCCTCCCTACAAGCTCAAGTCAATAATATTATCGACCCGAACCAACTTGGTTTCAAGCTCCCCATTCGCTAATTCACGAGAAATTTTAACCCACTCCTCATCAACTGCCAAAATAGTGTATTCATAAGTAATAGAAAATTCCTCATCAAAGCGGATTTTGGCTTTACTTCCGACCAATTCTTTCAATAAAACTGACATCTGATTTTCTCCTTTTGTAGTTTTCTGCAATTTTTTACCCTAGCTTGCAATTACTTCACTTTTTTCCTATCTGATAGAGAATTGAAAAATAGAAATCCTACTAGAATCCATAAAAATAGTTCCATCCTATCCTCCTATATCAAGCCCAGACTTTGCATCAGTAGCATCAACAAAAATCCGAGAAGATTATTCAGACTGTGTAGAATAAGTGCATTGGTATATTTGCCAGAAATACGATAGGCGAGTCCCAGGACCAGGCCCATACCTCCGTAGACAACCCAAGATCCGCTATTGGTCGGATTGTGAATAAGTCCAAACAGAAAACTCGATAGCAATAATCCCACAATCGAATCCTTACCAAAGACTTTCCCCATAAGAATCCCTCTGAAAAGCAGTTCCTCCAAAACTGGAGCAAAGAAAACTGCAAAGAGAAATAAAACTAAGGTTGGCAAGCCTGAATTGTTGATAATTTCCTGATTGGCAGTCGTTTGACCGTATCCCTCTTCCAGCATAATCAATTGCCCGCCAATTATTTTCAGACCAAACATAACGATAAAGGCAAGGGCTACAAAACCAAAATTCGCACCTATCCCCCACTTCTGCTCACCTTTCCACAGACCTAATTTACCAGTCAAGATAAGACCAAGCACTACAGCAACCAACAAGAAGGCAGCAGCAATCAGAAGGTTATTCCCATCAAAATTTGGTAGAGTAAACATAGCCATCTGGGTCAATACATTAAGGGCAACGACAGCTAGTCCCACTAAGAGAAACTTCCAATTTTTAACCACATTCCAATCTTTGACACTTCCAAGTCTATTCATAGCAATCTCCTTCACATACACAAAATCAGTTTTCATTACTTTCTTTTTCGATCAATAGCAGAGCAGGCAAGCCCAAAACCATCGGCAAGAGGATATTCAGGGTTGACAAATCAATCTGCCCAGTAGCCAGCCACTCTCCGAAAATATAGCCAACTGCGTAGAGACCAAGGCCGATTAATAGGACAAGATAAATTTTCATAAAGACTTTCATGAGCTAACTCCATTTAAACTAAATAAGCTTGATTTTCTTACGGTTGACAATATAGAAACTAAGGAATCCAACAAGAGTCATCAAGACAACTGTCATGGGAGTGACAAACTGGAAATACTCGGCTGCAGATGTCCCGCTTTCCTGTGGAATTTGTAACTGCCAGAGACCAATACTAACTAACAGACCGTAGACAGCAATCTGTAGGGTTTGAAACAGAGTTCGTTTCATCATTTTCTTCCGAGCCAATTTCACATCAGCCTTTGCAACAAACAATTTATCCAGTCCCAACTGTTTGATAATGGCGTCCTGTTTGAATTGAGAATAAACCAACGTCAAGAAGAGGCTGATTCCCATGACATCTTCTCCCAGCGCAAAGCTAACTAGAAAGCTCAGCAGTGTCACTGTCATAAAGAGCATATACATATTGTTGCCGAAATTCGTCAAGGTCGCATAAGACACCTCATCTAACTCACCAACAATATCATAGAAATAACGAATTGCTTTGATGTGTACATTTTCCTTTTTCATAGCTAGTACCTAAAAACCTTTCATAACATTCTTATTTGAAGTAACGACGGATCATGCGGACCTGCATGACATTGATGTAAATGTGAAGAAAGGCAACAACTAGAAATGCTGTAATTTGTCGCTCCTGCAATAGCATGCTAAGTACAAATAGGAATAGATACAAACCTGGTAACACGATTTGATTCAAAGTGAAGACGATTTGGAAACTCATTTCGTAGTTTGCTTGTTTCTCCCCCTCGTCCATTGCCTCCATAAAATCCTTCACTTCTTTTACCGTAGCAAAAGCAGACAACTGATAGTCACGAATTTTCTGAGTTAATTTCATGATAAAAATCTGACCAATGAGAAGAATAACATAGAAAACTGCATCAAATATTGATCCGTACATGATCGCACTCTCTTCTAAGAAGGCAACACCAAAACCAAAACCTAATCCTAAATTTAAAAGAGTCAATGACGCAGCAATATTAAACATTATAATCGCATATTCTAGGTTACGATACATTTTCATATTTAGTTCATCTGCCCGTTCCTCATCCTCATCTGAAATCGAATGATAAAGTTTATACGATTGATTTGCCTTAAGCCCAAGATATACAGTTCCGGCGAAAATGACAAAAGTAACGATACGCAAACAAAATAGAAAGTTATCTAGATTGACAAAAGACGGCAATCCAAACTTATCAATCATTACTCCAAAAAAGCCACAAAATGCTCCAAAAATTGCCCCTAAAAACAAATAGGTAAGGTTCCTCATCCATCTTTGTTTTGTTGTAATTTGTTTCCCCTGTTTCATTCTCCAACCTCCACTAATTGAAAGACATTCTCCACATTTTCATTAAAAATTTGTGCTATACGCATGGCAATGACCACCGAGGGCGTATATTCCCCCCGCTCAATCAAGCTAATGGTCTGCCGTGATACTTCTGCTAACTTTGCTAGCTCTGTCTGATTGAGACCATCTCTGGCTCGCAATTCCTTGAGCCGATTTTTTAAGACATATTCCATGAGTTTTCCTTTCTAGGCTTGGTAGATAATCAAGCCAGTTTCTGTGTCTTCGACAGCTATATTTTCCTTGGCAAACTTGACCAATAAGAGATAGGCATAGTAGAAATCGCCTACACAAGCCACTGCATGCATAGTCACCAATATCAGATAAAGAGATACATCCATCCCCCAAAAAACTGCTACCATGGTCAAGCCCAAACTAATCACAACAAAGGGAGCCAGGCTAATCACTAGCATTTGCATCCTATTGTAGAGTGAACCTGGACTGGTCGCATAGGCCAT
This region of Streptococcus suis genomic DNA includes:
- the acnA gene encoding aconitate hydratase AcnA yields the protein MEKLHRKSLFHKGREYSYYALDSISTEEKVDIHSLPYTIRILLESLLRKEDGVDVTKNHIMELLHYQAASPKGEIPFKPSRVILQDFTGVPVVVDLASMRDAVVKAGGNPELINPEIPVDLVIDHSVQVDFFGTEDALEKNIDLEFERNNERYEFLKWAENSFENYRAVPPATGIIHQVNIEFLSDVIINKDGLLYPDSMFGTDSHTTMINGIGVLGWGVGGIEAEAAMLGEASYFPIPEVIGVRLAGQLPKVATATDLALKVTQLLRQENVVGKFVEFFGPGLSSLTLADRATVSNMAPEYGATCGYFPIDGETLHYMRLTNRSEEHVELTEAYAKANYLFYDAEHFPSYSKVLELDLSTVVPSISGPKRPQDLIELTDAKAEFQASLIREVGVRGFGLEEAELDKTATVKYVEGEEQIQTGHVAIAAITSCTNTSNPYVLLAAGLLAKNAVEKGLAVSKTVKTSLAPGSKVVTGYLKKSGLQTYLDALGFNLVGYGCTTCIGNSGDLRPEVAEAIKEEDLLVSAVLSGNRNFEGRINPLVKANFLASPPLVVAYAIAGNMNVDLTRDPLGYDEKQQAVYLADIMPSREEVDDYIERYVTRDLYKEEYQQVFTDSQAWNAIETKTDKNYNWNSSSTYIQNPPYFDNMQADLSIKPLENLSVLAKFGDSVTTDHISPAGNIARLSPAARYLEENGIVYKDFNSYGSRRGNHEVMMRGTFANIRIKNELADGKIGGWTRVGDEILSIYDAAMRYKEAGIGSIVIAGKDYGMGSSRDWAAKGSSLLGVKAVLAESFERIHRSNLVMMGVLPLQFLEGQSAESLGLTGHESYTIDLPEDVSVGQIVTVHVQTDDVTKEFQALVRFDAEADIRYYRHGGILPMVVRKKLGGKV
- a CDS encoding DUF3278 domain-containing protein gives rise to the protein MKKENVHIKAIRYFYDIVGELDEVSYATLTNFGNNMYMLFMTVTLLSFLVSFALGEDVMGISLFLTLVYSQFKQDAIIKQLGLDKLFVAKADVKLARKKMMKRTLFQTLQIAVYGLLVSIGLWQLQIPQESGTSAAEYFQFVTPMTVVLMTLVGFLSFYIVNRKKIKLI
- the nrdF gene encoding class 1b ribonucleoside-diphosphate reductase subunit beta, whose protein sequence is METYYKAINWNAIEDVIDKSTWEKLTEQFWLDTRIPLSNDLDDWRKLTAEEKDLVGKVFGGLTLLDTLQSETGVQALRNDIRTPHEEAVYNNIQFMESVHAKSYSSIFSTLNTKSEIEDIFEWTNSNEYLQRKAKIINEIYETGTPLEKKVASVFLETFLFYSGFFTPLYYLGNNKLANVAEIIKLIIRDESVHGTYIGYKFQLGFNELPEEEQDKLRDWMYDLLYQLYENEEGYTRSLYDAVGWTEEVLTFLRYNANKALMNLGQDPLFPDSADDVNPIIMNGISTGTSNHDFFSQVGNGYLLGEVEAMQDDDYLYGL
- the nrdH gene encoding glutaredoxin-like protein NrdH, which encodes MVTIYSKNDCVQCKMTKKFLDQHSVDYKEINLDEQPEFIDHVKGLGFSAAPVIETENDVFSGFQPGKLKALV
- a CDS encoding CPBP family intramembrane glutamic endopeptidase produces the protein MLKFIKHAALLFLYFVAYQIASGFLMVGPTLQTIPDIPAQLIDSTIWICAIIGLVLSIALIILLWKYIYPRHSVDYRVTASWFQKIQWPILLYIAFFIFQFIVPVPESENQKLVIEFVSAYPLIAFSSVVVFAPILEELIFRGFLATYFFPKMADMKAVGIYLVVTGSLFSLVHMPATLPQFLIYFTMGLNLGWLYLIKRDIRYPIALHMLNNGISYLMIVFLV
- the nrdE gene encoding class 1b ribonucleoside-diphosphate reductase subunit alpha, with product MSLKELGDVSYFRLNNEINRPVNGQIPLHKDQEAVKAFFKENVLPNTKQFDSILDKIAFLLEENYLEKEFLDQYSSEFIIKIDQFLKDQNFRFKSFMAAYKFYNQYALKTNDGAYYLESMEDRVLFNALYFAEGNEELALNLANEMIHLRYQPATPSFLNAGRARRGELVSCFLIQVTDDMNSIGRSINSALQLSRIGGGVGISLSNLREAGAPIKGYEGAASGVVPVMKLFEDSFSYSNQLGQRQGAGVVYLDVFHPDIISFLSTKKENADEKVRVKTLSLGITVPDKFYELARKNEDMYLFSPYSVELEYGVPYSYLDITEKYDELVANPRIRKTKIKARDLETEISKLQQESGYPYVINIDTANRSNPVDGKIIMSNLCSEILQVQTPSILNDSQEYLTMGTDVSCNLGSTNIVNLMKSPDFGRSVRTMTRALTYVTDHSHISAVPSIEAGNSQAHSIGLGAMGLHSYLAQNLIDYGSKTAVEFTNIYFMLLNYWTLVESNNIARERKATFHNFDKSKYADGTYFDKYVTGDYQPQSDRVKELFEGIFIPSGQDWADLREKVMADGLYHQNRLAVAPNGSISYINDVSASIHPITQRIEERQEKKIGKIYYPAAGLATETIPFYKSAYDMDMRKVIDVYAAATEHVDQGLSLTLFLRSELPKELYEWKKENKQTTRDLSILRNYAFNKGIKSIYYIRTFTDDGEEVGANQCESCVI
- a CDS encoding citrate synthase — protein: MTETNGLKDAIACDTRISAIENDRLSYAGYDIAELMENNASFEEVIYLLWNLHLPTQIELNYFEKSLRKEYAISDAVEQCILIQSRRHLHPMSVLRSTVSLLGVYNVHAEENSLEALYEQSIQIMAKVPTIIATFARLRRGLVPIEPRADLGFAANFLYMLNGEEPSDLQIKAFNKALVLHADHELNASTFAARVTASTLTDLYSCVTTAIGTLKGSLHGGANERVFDMLLAIREGGDAERYLQKKLDSKEKIMGFGHRVYKTVDPRQEYLKEMARDLTFGTDDEAFYRLSEEVESFIKNKKGLIPNVDFYSATVYHVLGIDSDIFTLIFAMSRMAGWIAHVQEQRKNNKLIRPRSSYLGGRNLVYIPIGKR
- a CDS encoding DUF3169 family protein, producing the protein MKQGKQITTKQRWMRNLTYLFLGAIFGAFCGFFGVMIDKFGLPSFVNLDNFLFCLRIVTFVIFAGTVYLGLKANQSYKLYHSISDEDEERADELNMKMYRNLEYAIIMFNIAASLTLLNLGLGFGFGVAFLEESAIMYGSIFDAVFYVILLIGQIFIMKLTQKIRDYQLSAFATVKEVKDFMEAMDEGEKQANYEMSFQIVFTLNQIVLPGLYLFLFVLSMLLQERQITAFLVVAFLHIYINVMQVRMIRRYFK
- a CDS encoding type II CAAX endopeptidase family protein; amino-acid sequence: MNRLGSVKDWNVVKNWKFLLVGLAVVALNVLTQMAMFTLPNFDGNNLLIAAAFLLVAVVLGLILTGKLGLWKGEQKWGIGANFGFVALAFIVMFGLKIIGGQLIMLEEGYGQTTANQEIINNSGLPTLVLFLFAVFFAPVLEELLFRGILMGKVFGKDSIVGLLLSSFLFGLIHNPTNSGSWVVYGGMGLVLGLAYRISGKYTNALILHSLNNLLGFLLMLLMQSLGLI